One region of Polynucleobacter sp. SHI8 genomic DNA includes:
- a CDS encoding VOC family protein: protein MQRPFKILGVQQIAIGALNKNEIKTLWQDMLGFTFKTNFISEKENVDEDIFTVGAGAHPIEFDLMQPLDPQRKPAVHTTPLNHIGLWVDDLPKAVEWLTANGVRFAPGGIRRGGDGHDIIFIHPKSNEEFPISGFGVLIELIQAPPEVIDQTHI, encoded by the coding sequence ATGCAAAGACCATTTAAGATTTTAGGGGTTCAACAAATTGCTATTGGCGCACTCAATAAAAATGAAATAAAAACCCTATGGCAAGATATGCTTGGTTTTACATTTAAGACGAACTTTATTTCTGAAAAAGAAAATGTAGATGAAGATATTTTTACAGTTGGCGCTGGTGCTCATCCCATTGAGTTTGATCTCATGCAACCACTAGATCCTCAAAGGAAGCCTGCAGTCCACACAACTCCTCTCAATCATATTGGTTTATGGGTAGATGACTTACCGAAGGCCGTGGAGTGGTTAACAGCAAATGGCGTGCGTTTTGCGCCAGGTGGAATTCGTCGTGGTGGTGATGGACATGACATTATTTTTATTCATCCAAAAAGTAACGAAGAATTTCCCATTTCTGGGTTTGGTGTTTTGATTGAATTGATACAAGCTCCACCGGAAGTGATTGATCAGACTCACATTTAA
- a CDS encoding acyl-CoA carboxylase subunit beta, whose amino-acid sequence MKDIIKQLEAKREQAYLGGGQKRIQAQHQKGKLTARERIHLLLDEGSFEEWDMFVEHRCTDFDMADESVPSDGVVTGYGMINGRLVFVFSQDFTVFGGSLSEAHAEKICKIMDQAMKVGAPVIGLNDSGGARIQEGVASLGGYAEIFQRNVTASGVIPQISLIMGPCAGGAVYSPALTDFIFMVKDSSYMFVTGPEVVKTVTHEEVTAEELGGALTHSTKSGVCDRVFENDVEAILMLRRFFNYLPLSNREKPPFRPSSSVSDQIDYSLDTLVPSNPNKPYDMKELILKTVDDGDFFEVQPDYAKNIIIGFGRMEGQTIGIVANQPLVLAGCLDIKSSIKAARFVRFCDAFNIPVITFVDVPGFMPGTSQEYGGIIKHGAKLLFAYAECTVPKITVITRKAYGGAYDVMSSKHLRGDVNFAWPSSEIAVMGPKGAVEIIFRDEKSDPEKLAAREAQYKAKFANPFVAGRRGYIDDVIMPNETRKRILRSLVMLQNKELENPWRKHDNIPL is encoded by the coding sequence ATGAAAGATATCATTAAACAGTTAGAGGCAAAACGAGAACAAGCCTATCTTGGTGGAGGACAAAAGCGTATCCAGGCTCAACATCAAAAAGGTAAATTAACTGCACGTGAGCGGATTCATTTATTACTTGATGAAGGTTCATTTGAAGAGTGGGATATGTTTGTTGAGCATCGCTGCACGGATTTTGATATGGCGGACGAGTCTGTTCCCAGTGACGGTGTAGTGACTGGATATGGCATGATTAACGGCCGATTAGTATTTGTTTTTTCTCAAGATTTCACGGTGTTTGGTGGGTCACTGTCTGAAGCGCATGCTGAAAAAATTTGCAAAATTATGGATCAAGCAATGAAAGTTGGTGCGCCTGTAATTGGATTAAATGATTCAGGAGGCGCCAGAATTCAAGAAGGAGTGGCTTCTTTGGGTGGGTATGCGGAGATATTTCAGAGGAACGTAACAGCCTCCGGAGTTATTCCACAAATTTCACTCATTATGGGACCTTGTGCCGGTGGAGCGGTTTATTCCCCCGCACTGACAGATTTCATTTTCATGGTCAAAGATAGCTCCTATATGTTTGTAACTGGCCCAGAGGTAGTTAAAACCGTGACGCACGAAGAAGTTACTGCTGAAGAGTTGGGTGGAGCGCTAACCCATTCAACGAAGTCTGGGGTGTGTGATCGAGTATTTGAAAATGATGTTGAAGCGATTTTAATGTTGCGTAGATTTTTTAATTATTTACCTTTGTCTAATCGTGAAAAGCCACCATTTCGTCCAAGCTCCTCAGTCTCTGATCAGATAGATTACTCCTTAGATACTCTAGTACCGAGCAATCCGAATAAGCCTTATGACATGAAGGAGTTGATATTAAAGACAGTTGATGATGGTGATTTTTTTGAAGTTCAACCCGATTATGCAAAAAATATCATTATTGGTTTTGGTCGCATGGAGGGACAAACAATTGGTATAGTTGCCAATCAGCCACTGGTTTTGGCAGGCTGTTTAGATATTAAATCCTCAATCAAAGCTGCACGTTTTGTTCGGTTTTGTGATGCTTTTAATATCCCAGTGATTACTTTTGTAGATGTACCAGGATTCATGCCTGGTACATCACAGGAATATGGTGGCATTATTAAACATGGCGCTAAGCTTCTGTTTGCATACGCGGAGTGTACCGTGCCAAAAATTACTGTCATTACCAGGAAAGCCTATGGCGGAGCTTATGACGTGATGTCTTCGAAACATTTACGAGGGGATGTAAATTTTGCTTGGCCATCTTCAGAGATTGCTGTGATGGGACCAAAAGGTGCTGTAGAAATTATTTTCCGCGATGAAAAGTCAGACCCTGAAAAGTTAGCCGCAAGAGAAGCTCAATATAAGGCTAAATTTGCAAATCCTTTTGTTGCAGGACGTCGAGGCTATATCGATGATGTCATTATGCCCAATGAGACAAGAAAACGTATTTTAAGATCCTTGGTCATGCTTCAGAATAAAGAGCTCGAAAATCCTTGGCGTAAACACGACAATATTCCACTATAA
- the aceB gene encoding malate synthase A, translating to MSNLPQGMEIHAEITPDFATVLTPEALALVAKLHHAFEPRRQELLKARVERTKRLDAGEIPDFLPETRAIREGDWKIAPIPEALHCRRVEITGPVDAKMVINAYNSGADSYMTDFEDSNSPNWNNQIQGQINLRSAIKRELRFEQNGKTYALNDKIAVLQVRPRGWHLEEKHVTIDGKRVSGGIFDFALFLFHNARELLARGAGPYFYLPKMESHLEARLWNDIFVMAQNELGLPQGTIKATVLIETILAAFEMDEILYELRDHSAGLNAGRWDYIFSCIKKFKVDKDFCLADRAKVTMTAPFMRAYALLLLKTCHHRGAPAIGGMSALIPIKNDPEKNAIAMAGIIADKKRDAEDGYDGGWVAHPGLVEPAMIEFKKVLGDKLNQFEKQKPEVQVKGSDLLNFQPETPITEAGLRMNINVGIHYLGAWLAGNGCVPIHNLMEDAATAEISRSQVWQWIRSPKGVLDDGRKVTVEMVKGFIKEELVKVSNSGAVGHWNRAAEIFDHMSTGENFEEFLTLPLYEEI from the coding sequence ATGTCTAATTTGCCACAAGGTATGGAAATTCATGCCGAAATTACCCCAGATTTTGCAACGGTGTTAACACCGGAGGCCTTGGCTTTAGTTGCAAAGCTACATCATGCGTTTGAGCCACGTCGTCAAGAACTCTTAAAAGCACGTGTTGAAAGAACCAAACGTTTGGATGCTGGTGAGATTCCTGACTTTTTACCAGAAACTAGGGCGATTCGTGAAGGTGATTGGAAAATTGCTCCAATTCCTGAGGCACTACATTGCCGTCGTGTTGAGATTACTGGTCCAGTAGATGCCAAGATGGTGATTAATGCCTACAACTCTGGTGCAGACTCTTATATGACGGACTTTGAGGATTCTAATAGTCCCAATTGGAATAATCAAATTCAAGGTCAAATTAATTTGAGAAGTGCGATTAAACGCGAATTGCGTTTTGAGCAGAATGGCAAAACATATGCATTAAATGACAAGATTGCTGTACTTCAAGTACGTCCAAGAGGTTGGCATTTAGAAGAAAAACACGTAACTATTGATGGTAAGCGTGTTTCTGGTGGTATTTTTGACTTTGCCTTATTTTTATTCCATAACGCACGTGAATTATTAGCCCGTGGTGCTGGACCCTATTTTTATCTTCCAAAGATGGAAAGTCATTTAGAGGCACGCTTATGGAATGATATTTTTGTGATGGCGCAAAATGAATTAGGCTTACCTCAAGGAACGATTAAGGCTACGGTACTGATTGAAACAATTCTGGCGGCTTTTGAGATGGATGAAATCCTCTATGAGTTACGGGATCACAGTGCTGGGTTGAATGCAGGCCGTTGGGATTACATTTTCTCTTGCATTAAAAAATTCAAAGTTGATAAGGATTTCTGTTTGGCTGACCGTGCCAAAGTAACAATGACCGCACCGTTTATGCGTGCTTATGCATTACTTTTGTTGAAAACTTGTCATCACCGTGGAGCACCTGCAATTGGTGGGATGAGTGCTTTAATTCCAATTAAAAACGATCCTGAAAAGAACGCGATTGCCATGGCTGGAATTATTGCCGATAAAAAGCGTGATGCGGAAGATGGCTATGACGGTGGTTGGGTTGCGCATCCTGGATTAGTTGAGCCAGCGATGATTGAGTTTAAAAAAGTGCTGGGCGATAAACTCAATCAGTTTGAAAAGCAAAAGCCAGAAGTGCAAGTGAAGGGTTCAGACTTATTAAACTTTCAACCTGAAACACCAATTACTGAGGCTGGTTTAAGAATGAATATTAATGTGGGTATTCATTATTTAGGAGCATGGTTGGCTGGTAATGGTTGTGTACCGATTCATAATTTAATGGAAGATGCCGCGACTGCTGAAATTAGTCGTTCACAAGTATGGCAGTGGATACGTTCACCCAAAGGAGTATTAGATGATGGTCGTAAAGTGACTGTTGAAATGGTGAAAGGTTTTATTAAAGAAGAATTGGTGAAAGTCAGTAATTCAGGAGCAGTTGGACACTGGAATCGTGCAGCTGAAATATTTGACCATATGTCCACAGGTGAGAACTTTGAAGAGTTTTTAACCCTGCCGTTGTACGAAGAAATTTAA
- the iscB gene encoding RNA-guided endonuclease IscB, whose product MVFVLDKRGKPLMPCTERRARILLERGRARVHRLYPMVIRLVDRFAEDCEFQELNLKLDPGSKTTGVALNRVDGSTEAVLNLFELIHRGAFISKRLEQRRALRRTRRNRHTRYRQARFLNRGNKQRGWLAPSLMHRVNTTTAWVDRIVRWSPVPLITQELVRFDTQKLENPEISGVEYQQGTLLGYEVREYLLNKWHRACAYCDAQNVPFEVEHIHPKSKGGSNRISNLTLACRPCNEKKDNLDIREFLASDPTRLAKILAQAKAPLKDAAAVNSTRWRLFNELKTMGIVVKTGTGGQTKFNRLQNKIPKTHALDAACTGHVEFISDWQKPTLSIKCSGRGTYARTKLDSYGFPRGYCLRQKQVHGFATGDIVRAEVTKGKKIGSYFGKVAIRESGSFNISTNAGVIQGVSHKYCKVVQRADGYGYLFNQDSKQSRVKGIALQSALSLPGMNAEVSRAL is encoded by the coding sequence TTGGTCTTTGTTTTAGATAAACGCGGCAAGCCTTTAATGCCATGCACGGAGCGCCGAGCAAGAATCTTGCTCGAACGAGGTCGTGCACGTGTTCATCGCCTGTATCCGATGGTTATCCGACTCGTGGACCGCTTTGCAGAGGATTGTGAGTTCCAAGAGTTAAATCTCAAGCTCGATCCAGGCAGTAAAACAACTGGTGTGGCATTAAACCGCGTAGATGGTTCGACTGAAGCAGTTTTAAATCTGTTCGAACTCATACATCGTGGTGCTTTCATTAGCAAGAGGTTAGAACAAAGACGAGCGCTGCGAAGAACTCGTAGAAATCGTCATACGAGGTATCGGCAGGCTCGCTTTTTAAATCGTGGCAACAAGCAAAGAGGCTGGTTAGCGCCATCGCTGATGCACCGCGTCAATACCACAACTGCATGGGTTGATCGGATCGTGCGCTGGTCTCCAGTGCCTCTTATCACGCAAGAGTTAGTCCGCTTCGATACACAAAAGCTCGAAAATCCAGAGATATCTGGTGTCGAATATCAGCAAGGCACACTGCTCGGCTACGAGGTGCGTGAGTATCTACTCAACAAGTGGCATCGTGCTTGTGCTTATTGCGATGCTCAGAATGTGCCTTTTGAGGTTGAGCATATTCACCCAAAATCAAAAGGTGGCTCAAATCGTATCTCCAATCTCACACTTGCTTGCAGACCTTGCAACGAGAAGAAAGATAATCTAGACATACGGGAGTTTTTAGCAAGCGATCCAACACGCTTGGCGAAAATTCTGGCGCAAGCAAAAGCACCTCTCAAAGACGCGGCGGCAGTGAACTCCACGCGCTGGAGGCTGTTTAACGAACTAAAGACGATGGGTATTGTTGTGAAAACAGGCACCGGTGGTCAAACAAAATTTAATCGTTTACAAAACAAGATACCCAAAACCCATGCCCTGGACGCTGCTTGTACTGGTCATGTTGAGTTCATTTCCGATTGGCAAAAGCCTACGCTCTCCATCAAGTGCTCTGGTCGTGGAACCTACGCAAGAACCAAATTAGATTCTTACGGTTTCCCGCGCGGCTATTGCCTGCGTCAAAAGCAAGTACATGGTTTTGCAACGGGAGATATCGTCCGAGCCGAAGTCACTAAAGGTAAGAAGATCGGCTCTTATTTTGGCAAGGTCGCCATTCGGGAATCAGGTAGTTTTAACATCAGCACCAACGCTGGTGTCATTCAAGGTGTATCGCATAAATACTGCAAGGTAGTTCAACGTGCAGATGGCTATGGATATTTGTTTAACCAAGATAGCAAACAAAGTCGAGTCAAGGGGATTGCTTTGCAATCCGCGCTATCCCTCCCCGGCATGAATGCCGAGGTTTCTCGCGCATTATGA
- the rimI gene encoding ribosomal protein S18-alanine N-acetyltransferase produces the protein MSINFQFRVMEKSDISQVCEIESASHLHPWSEKNFMDCLEHQYWNYVLLEESSHSQKVGYCIVMPGVEELHLLNITIHPQFRRQNIASRALSAIEEIGLTHHYIKMLLEVRRSNTSAIRMYEKLGYQLIGVRKDYYPMAKGDNFSREDALVMEKFLRKSDE, from the coding sequence ATGAGTATTAATTTTCAATTTAGAGTGATGGAAAAGAGTGATATCAGTCAAGTATGTGAAATTGAATCAGCATCTCACCTACATCCATGGAGTGAAAAAAACTTCATGGATTGCTTAGAGCATCAATACTGGAATTATGTTTTATTGGAAGAAAGTTCTCATAGTCAGAAAGTTGGATATTGTATTGTGATGCCCGGGGTTGAAGAATTACATTTGTTAAATATCACCATACATCCTCAATTTCGTCGTCAGAATATTGCTTCGAGAGCCTTATCTGCAATCGAGGAAATTGGCTTGACTCACCATTATATAAAAATGTTACTAGAGGTCAGGCGTAGTAATACTTCAGCGATTAGAATGTACGAGAAATTAGGTTACCAATTGATTGGAGTCCGAAAAGATTATTATCCAATGGCAAAAGGTGATAACTTTTCTAGAGAAGATGCATTGGTTATGGAAAAGTTTCTAAGGAAATCAGATGAATAA
- the tsaB gene encoding tRNA (adenosine(37)-N6)-threonylcarbamoyltransferase complex dimerization subunit type 1 TsaB — translation MPILAIDTSTQWCSVAIYFPNKTYLVRHEKVGNTASQVLLPWIQDLMLEANITWNDIRVIAVSQGPGAFTGIRLGLGVAQGLAYAQQKPLIPIPSLDGMIAFALFFSNAKVLQSQTYRVLLDARMQQVYCASYEIDEHHLLNRQQAIQLIDVKDIDFKQQSIDYTYDMQSYEEDGSLQLGMQFIPATPHALGIAYLASLKNGDQIYSPKDCQPLYIRDQVALTIAQRLQDQH, via the coding sequence ATGCCAATTCTTGCCATCGATACCTCAACCCAGTGGTGTTCGGTGGCAATTTATTTTCCGAATAAGACTTATCTCGTTCGTCATGAAAAAGTTGGTAATACGGCAAGTCAAGTTCTTTTGCCGTGGATTCAAGATCTTATGCTTGAAGCGAATATTACTTGGAATGACATCAGGGTTATAGCTGTCTCTCAAGGTCCCGGAGCATTTACGGGAATTCGACTTGGTCTAGGTGTTGCTCAAGGCTTGGCATATGCTCAGCAAAAACCTTTAATTCCAATACCTAGTTTAGATGGCATGATTGCATTTGCACTATTTTTTTCTAACGCCAAGGTTTTACAGTCTCAAACCTATCGCGTTCTATTGGATGCTCGTATGCAACAAGTTTACTGTGCTTCATATGAAATCGATGAACATCATCTATTGAATCGTCAACAAGCGATACAGTTGATAGATGTAAAAGATATTGATTTCAAACAGCAATCCATTGATTACACTTATGATATGCAATCTTATGAAGAAGATGGCTCGCTTCAGCTAGGAATGCAATTCATTCCTGCAACCCCGCATGCACTGGGGATTGCCTATTTAGCCTCGTTAAAAAATGGTGATCAGATTTATTCGCCAAAGGATTGTCAACCCTTATACATTAGGGATCAAGTTGCCTTAACCATTGCCCAGCGATTACAGGATCAACATTAA
- the lplT gene encoding lysophospholipid transporter LplT encodes MKPGFYSIMAAQFFSSLADNALLIAAISLLIQIQSPDWMTPLLKLFFVLSYVLLAAYVGAFADSRPKGKVMFLTNSIKVIGCLTMLMGVHPLLAYAIVGFGAAAYSPAKYGILTELLPPEKLVAANGWIEGLTVCSIIAGTVLGGVLISPKIAQTLLLLDFPLIDTHIDTPPEAAIALIVFLYLIAALINLRIPETGVVYTASTKNPIKLIKDFSHNFMTLWNDRLGQISLAVTTLFWGIGATLQFIILKWAEDALDMNLSQGAILQAIVAFGVAGGAMWAAARVPLKNSLVVLKYGVIMGFLVITLAAFQKEQFGDLFVNLGFIKIHAYLLFTYIFLITIGWMSGYFVVPMNALLQHRGHVLLSAGHSIAIQNFNENLSVLFMLGLYSLLIWFDLPVQVVILLFGCFVIITMALVIYRHQKNQAQYDSLYLIGEEKHPHA; translated from the coding sequence ATGAAACCAGGTTTTTATTCAATTATGGCAGCGCAGTTCTTTTCGTCGCTTGCCGATAATGCACTTCTCATTGCTGCCATATCTTTATTGATACAAATTCAATCTCCTGATTGGATGACCCCTCTACTCAAATTGTTTTTCGTATTATCCTACGTCTTGCTCGCAGCATATGTAGGTGCTTTTGCTGATTCCCGCCCTAAAGGCAAAGTCATGTTTTTAACCAACTCCATTAAAGTTATTGGTTGTCTTACGATGCTAATGGGAGTTCACCCTCTTTTGGCTTACGCCATTGTTGGCTTTGGTGCTGCTGCCTACTCACCAGCAAAATATGGTATTTTGACTGAATTATTGCCCCCCGAAAAATTAGTCGCGGCCAACGGCTGGATTGAGGGCTTAACGGTTTGCTCGATTATTGCAGGAACTGTCCTTGGTGGGGTCCTCATCAGTCCAAAAATAGCTCAAACACTGCTTTTACTAGATTTTCCTTTGATTGATACACACATTGACACACCTCCAGAAGCTGCTATTGCTCTCATCGTTTTTCTGTATTTAATTGCTGCTTTAATTAATTTACGCATTCCCGAAACTGGTGTTGTTTACACCGCTTCCACTAAAAATCCAATTAAACTAATCAAGGATTTTTCACATAACTTTATGACTCTTTGGAATGATCGCTTAGGACAAATTTCTTTAGCGGTAACCACATTATTTTGGGGCATTGGCGCAACTCTGCAATTCATTATTCTCAAATGGGCTGAAGATGCTCTGGATATGAACCTTTCCCAAGGGGCTATTTTGCAAGCTATTGTGGCCTTCGGCGTGGCCGGAGGTGCTATGTGGGCTGCTGCGAGAGTTCCTCTTAAAAACTCCCTCGTTGTTCTTAAATACGGTGTCATTATGGGCTTTTTAGTCATTACCCTTGCCGCTTTTCAAAAGGAACAGTTTGGTGATTTATTTGTTAATTTAGGCTTTATAAAAATTCATGCCTATTTATTGTTTACCTATATCTTCTTAATTACCATCGGCTGGATGTCAGGCTATTTTGTGGTACCAATGAATGCCCTTCTCCAACATCGTGGTCATGTTCTCTTGTCCGCGGGCCATTCCATTGCGATTCAAAATTTTAATGAAAATTTATCTGTACTATTTATGCTGGGCCTCTACTCATTGCTTATCTGGTTTGATTTGCCAGTTCAGGTAGTCATTCTTTTATTTGGTTGCTTTGTGATTATCACCATGGCTCTAGTGATCTACAGGCACCAAAAAAATCAAGCACAGTATGATTCTTTATACTTAATCGGTGAAGAAAAACACCCCCACGCTTAA
- the meaB gene encoding methylmalonyl Co-A mutase-associated GTPase MeaB encodes MTDHSHPLVTDLLSGREQVNTAARRSLAKIITLIESTKASHRVESDHILNELIASSGKSFRIGISGVPGVGKSTLIESLGLYLIAQGHRVAVLAIDPSSSISGGSILGDKTRMEHLSVHPNAFIRPTPSSGNLGGVAEKTRETMLVCEAAGYDIILVETVGVGQSEIAVSKMADMFVLLQLPNAGDDLQAIKKGVMEIADLVVVNKADIDPDAAMRAMAHIVGSLRIFSQHGHVDHFSISNQQWNPQVISMSALDGTGLEALWQKMKEFQDIQQSNGLFSQRRMNQSKTWLWERIQSGLSQEFKEHAGVSLLLPELQQQVEQGSIAASVAARKILDVFKTDFKSKA; translated from the coding sequence ATGACGGATCATTCTCATCCATTGGTGACTGACTTATTAAGTGGTCGAGAGCAAGTGAATACGGCAGCACGCCGATCACTGGCAAAGATTATTACCTTAATTGAGTCGACCAAGGCGAGTCATCGAGTAGAGTCAGATCATATTTTGAATGAGTTGATTGCTTCTTCAGGAAAATCCTTTCGGATTGGTATTTCTGGTGTCCCTGGAGTTGGTAAATCGACCTTAATCGAGTCCTTAGGCTTGTATTTAATTGCTCAAGGTCACCGTGTTGCAGTCTTAGCAATTGATCCGTCCTCGAGTATTTCTGGTGGATCGATTCTAGGTGATAAAACACGCATGGAACATTTATCTGTTCACCCCAATGCATTTATTCGCCCAACGCCTTCGTCGGGTAATTTAGGCGGGGTTGCAGAAAAAACAAGAGAAACTATGTTGGTTTGTGAAGCTGCTGGATATGACATTATTTTAGTTGAAACAGTTGGCGTGGGACAAAGCGAAATTGCTGTCTCAAAAATGGCTGATATGTTTGTTCTTCTTCAGTTACCAAATGCAGGAGATGACTTACAAGCCATTAAAAAAGGGGTTATGGAAATTGCTGACTTAGTTGTCGTTAATAAAGCCGATATCGATCCAGATGCAGCGATGCGAGCGATGGCGCATATTGTTGGCTCCCTGCGGATATTTAGTCAGCATGGTCATGTTGACCACTTCTCGATATCAAACCAGCAATGGAATCCACAAGTTATTTCTATGAGTGCCCTAGATGGGACTGGCCTTGAGGCTCTTTGGCAAAAGATGAAAGAGTTTCAAGATATACAACAATCGAATGGACTTTTTAGTCAAAGGCGGATGAATCAATCAAAAACTTGGTTGTGGGAGCGAATCCAATCTGGTTTGTCACAAGAGTTTAAAGAACATGCTGGAGTATCTTTGCTCTTACCAGAATTACAACAACAAGTTGAACAGGGATCAATCGCTGCATCAGTTGCAGCAAGAAAAATATTAGATGTTTTTAAAACTGATTTCAAAAGTAAGGCGTAA
- the accC gene encoding acetyl-CoA carboxylase biotin carboxylase subunit: MFQKILIANRGEIACRIIQTAKKMGIKTVAVYSEADQDARHVELADESVCIGPAPSRESYLVMHNIIAACKATGAQAIHPGYGFLSENEEFARIVEEQGIIFIGPKHHSIAAMGDKIASKKLAEKAKVNTIPGHNEAIGNADLAVDIAKKIGYPVMIKASAGGGGKGLRVAYNDQEAFDGFTSCQNEARNSFGDDRIFIEKFVEEPRHIEIQILGDAFNNIVYLWERECSIQRRHQKVIEEAPSPFISEKTRLAMGEQAVALARAVQYQSAGTVEFVVGKDQSFYFLEMNTRLQVEHPVTEMITGLDLVEQMIRVAAGERLTFGQKDVQRNGWAIECRINAEDPYRQFLPSTGRLVKYQPPRKTDGVRVDTGVYEGGEIPMFYDSMIAKLITHGSTREEAIGKMQIALNQFVIRGIDSNIPFQATLMQHPEFQSGQINTGFISKHFPQGFMGASLDNDTKLLLSAIAGSIHLQYVNRSGNITGQLEGHSSQVTNQLTVVIGDHGKQEFIPIEIEADGDGDHVVIQDKEFDIMSNWRPGEIIFEGLVNNSPIVLQANRQSIFYELLYNGIRFQAMVMSRSKADLQRLMPFKAPPDMSQYLLSPMPGLLSEVSVEVGQKVQVGQKLAVIEAMKMENVMLAQHEGVVAQILAKKGESLSVDQMIIKFDKG, translated from the coding sequence ATGTTTCAAAAAATACTGATTGCTAACCGAGGTGAAATTGCTTGCCGAATTATTCAAACAGCAAAAAAAATGGGGATTAAAACTGTCGCTGTTTATTCAGAAGCAGATCAAGATGCGCGTCATGTGGAATTAGCTGATGAGTCGGTTTGCATAGGGCCTGCGCCCTCAAGAGAATCTTATTTAGTCATGCATAACATTATTGCCGCATGTAAGGCAACAGGTGCTCAAGCAATTCATCCAGGGTACGGCTTTCTCTCAGAAAATGAAGAGTTTGCCCGCATTGTGGAAGAACAAGGGATTATATTTATAGGGCCCAAACATCATTCTATTGCTGCAATGGGTGACAAGATTGCTTCCAAAAAACTAGCAGAAAAGGCGAAAGTCAATACTATCCCAGGTCACAATGAGGCAATTGGAAATGCAGATCTGGCAGTCGATATTGCGAAAAAAATTGGTTATCCAGTCATGATCAAAGCATCTGCTGGAGGAGGGGGTAAAGGGCTTCGAGTAGCATATAACGATCAAGAAGCTTTCGACGGATTCACTTCTTGTCAAAATGAGGCAAGAAACTCTTTTGGTGATGATCGTATTTTTATAGAAAAGTTTGTTGAAGAGCCCAGACATATTGAGATCCAGATCTTGGGCGATGCATTTAACAACATTGTGTATTTATGGGAGCGTGAATGCTCGATTCAAAGAAGACACCAAAAAGTTATTGAAGAAGCACCATCCCCATTTATCAGTGAAAAAACACGCTTAGCCATGGGTGAACAAGCTGTTGCATTAGCGCGAGCAGTTCAATATCAATCTGCTGGAACCGTTGAATTTGTTGTCGGTAAAGATCAATCATTTTATTTTTTAGAAATGAATACACGTTTACAGGTTGAGCATCCTGTAACTGAAATGATTACAGGCTTAGATTTAGTGGAGCAAATGATTCGGGTTGCTGCAGGTGAGAGATTAACTTTTGGGCAAAAGGACGTTCAGCGAAATGGCTGGGCTATTGAATGCCGAATCAATGCCGAAGATCCTTATCGTCAATTTTTACCATCCACGGGTCGCTTAGTAAAGTATCAACCACCTCGGAAAACTGATGGCGTCAGAGTCGATACGGGAGTATATGAAGGTGGTGAAATCCCCATGTTTTATGATTCCATGATTGCTAAATTAATTACTCACGGTAGTACTCGTGAAGAAGCTATTGGCAAAATGCAAATTGCTTTGAATCAATTTGTGATTCGGGGAATAGATTCAAATATTCCGTTTCAAGCGACGCTAATGCAGCATCCTGAATTTCAGTCAGGACAAATCAATACTGGATTTATTAGTAAGCACTTTCCGCAAGGTTTTATGGGGGCAAGTTTAGATAACGATACTAAATTATTATTGAGTGCGATTGCTGGCTCGATTCATTTGCAATATGTCAATCGATCGGGAAATATTACCGGTCAGTTAGAGGGTCATAGTTCACAAGTAACCAATCAATTGACCGTTGTGATTGGTGATCATGGTAAACAAGAATTTATTCCGATTGAGATTGAAGCAGATGGGGATGGTGATCATGTCGTCATTCAAGATAAAGAATTTGACATTATGAGTAACTGGCGTCCAGGTGAAATCATTTTTGAGGGATTAGTAAATAATTCACCGATTGTTTTACAAGCCAATCGGCAATCTATTTTTTATGAACTCTTATATAACGGTATTCGTTTTCAAGCTATGGTGATGTCTCGAAGTAAGGCGGATTTACAAAGACTCATGCCGTTTAAAGCACCGCCAGATATGTCTCAATACCTCCTTTCACCAATGCCTGGATTACTCTCTGAGGTATCGGTTGAAGTTGGGCAAAAGGTTCAAGTAGGACAAAAGTTGGCAGTGATTGAGGCCATGAAAATGGAAAATGTGATGTTAGCTCAACACGAAGGAGTTGTTGCGCAAATATTGGCGAAAAAAGGTGAGAGTTTATCAGTCGATCAAATGATCATCAAATTTGATAAGGGATAA